In Siphonobacter curvatus, the genomic window GCGTGAGCTTGGCACAGAGTACGGCTCCGGCTTTTTCGAGTCGTTCGATGACCGTGGCAGTATAGGCGAACTGTTGATCTTTGTAGGCGGTCGAACCCCAGGTGGTTGGGTAGCCTTTCTGAGCCAGCAGGTCTTTTGCTCCGTAGGGAATACCGTGCAATAGGCCCCGGTACTTACCCGCCTTGATTTCGGCATCGGCCTGTGCCGCTTGTTGCAGGGCCAGGGTCTCCGTCAGGGTAACGACACAGTGTAGGTGTACGTCGTATTTCTTCAAACGTTCCAGAAAAAAGCGGGTCAATTCAACCGACGTGAGCTGCCGGCTTCGCAGTAATTCAGCCAGTTCGCGTACGGAATACCAGGCCAGCTCGTCACGATTATCTGGTAATTTTACCTTGCCAGCGGGAGCGACTTTGAAGGGCAGCGTCTGACTTTCAAAAACAAAGTTTGGCGGTAAGGGATTGAAGTACAGAGCGGGAGCGACGTCATTGCTTAGTTCGACTTTCCGCATACGCTCGTAACTCTGACGTTTGCTGAGTAACTCGCCCCGCATGGAGTCGGCTTCGGCGGCGGTAAATTCCAGACCCAGTAGCTTTTCGGCTTCTTTGACGACGGCGGCGGTAATGGCCCGATCATCGACGGCTTTCATGACAAAAGCTCCGAAGCCCATGCTGAGCAGGCATAGGGACAAAAGGGTTCTCTTTTTTTGCATGGGAAAAATCGTTGACCTGTTAAATTAGTGAATAAAGGTTGAAGTTGGTTGTAGTAATAGGGGATGCTTTAGCAAACGATCTCATACCTTTATCAAACCCATTCAAACGCCCTTTATGCAACAGCTTATCTTTTTCGTACTGGCCATTTTATGCGGGGCTGTTTTTCCTACGCAGGCGGGGTTAAATGCTCAGATGGCCCGACTGACCGGACAGGCACTCTGGGCGGCTTTCTTTTCCTTTGTTATGGGGGTAGTGGTTCTGTTCCTGGCAAGCCTGACAACCCGAACCTCCTTTGGGGAAGCGGTGGCGGCGGCGAAAACGGCTCCCTGGTACGTCTGGTTTGCTGGCGTTTTGGGAGCTTATTACATCAGTACGGTCATTGTGGTAATGCCGCGCCTGGGGGTAGCCTTAACCTTTGGACTAGTGGTACTGGGACAAATGATCGTATCCCTGTTGCTCGATCA contains:
- a CDS encoding DMT family transporter, which codes for MQQLIFFVLAILCGAVFPTQAGLNAQMARLTGQALWAAFFSFVMGVVVLFLASLTTRTSFGEAVAAAKTAPWYVWFAGVLGAYYISTVIVVMPRLGVALTFGLVVLGQMIVSLLLDHYGWLGVAVKPISIGRIVGAMLIVGGVVLIRKF